The genomic interval GACGACGGCCAGCTGAGCGCCGGCGGAACCCGCGGCGACGGCAGCGTCGGCGAAAACGTCACCGCGAACCTGCGCACGATCAAGTCGATTCCTCTCGCGCTGCGCGACGGAAAGACGGCGCTTCCGCGCCACGTCGACGTGCGCGGCGAAGCGTACATGCGGAAGAGCGACTTCGCGCGGCTCAACGCCGAGCGCGAGGCACGCGGCGAGGCGCCGTTCGCGAACCCGCGCAACGCGGCCGCTGGCGGGACCCGCCAGCTCGACCCGCGGATGACCGCGGAGCGCAAGCTCTCGTTCTACGCCTACGCCGTCGGCGAGATCGACACCGACCGGCCGCCGCGCTCGCAGCACGAGCTGCTCGCGTACCTGAAATCGCTCGGCTTTCGGGTCAACGAGCACGCGCACGCCGTCGCGTCGATCCGCGAGGTGATCGCCTTCGCGCAAGAGTGGGAAGAGAAGCGCGACGAGCTCGACTACGAGATCGACGGGATCGTGATTAAGGTCGACGACTTGGCGCTGCAGGCGAAGCTCGGCACGTCCGGCAAGGACCCGCGCTGGGCGATCGCCTACAAGTTCCGCGCCCGCGAAGCGCGCACCAAGCTGCTCGACATCGTCGTCAGTGTGGGGCGTACCGGGGTGCTGAACCCGAACGCGGTGCTGGAGCCGGTGCGGATCGGCGGCACGACGGTCTCCAACGCGACGCTGCACAACCAGGACTACATCCGCAGCAACGACATCCGCATCGGCGACGTCGTCACCGTCATTCGCGCCGGCGACGTCATCCCGCGGGTCGTCGGCCCGGTCCTCGAGGAGCGCAAAGGAAAGCGGCTCCGCGAGTACACGCTGCCGACGCGCTGTCCCGTCTGCGGCTCCGACGTCGACCATCCTGAAGGCGAGCCGATGGCGCGCTGCACGAACGCCTCGTGCCCGGCGCAGCTCGTCGAGCGCGTCCGCCACTTCTGCTCGCGCGGCGCGATGGACATCGAAGGTGTCGGCGACCAGCTCTCCGCGGCGCTGGTCGACTCCGGGCTGGTGCGCAACGTAAGCGACGTCTACTACCTCGACCTCGAAAAGCTGTTGAAGCTGCCGCGGATGGCCGAGAAGTCCGCTTCGAACGTTTTGGAAGCGATCGAGAAGTCGAAGCAGCGCGGCTTGGCGCGGCTGCTCGCAGGCATGGGAATCCGTTTCGTCGGCTCGCAGAACGCTGCAATCCTCGCCGGCGACTTCGGCTCGATCGACGCGCTCGAAAAAGCCACCGAAGAAGAGCTGCTGCGCAGCGAGGGGATCGGCCCCGAGATCGCGACCAGCGTCGCGCTGTTCTTCGCCCAAGAGCCGAACCGCGCAATGGTCAAGCGCCTCAAGGACGCCGGCGTCGACACCACCTCCCCGCTGCGCCCGCGCGAGCCGGTCGGTGTCCTCGCCGGCAAGACCTTGGTGCTGACCGGCACGCTTCCGAGCCTCACCCGCGACGAAGCGTCGGAATTAATCGTCGCCGCCGGCGGCAAAGTCAGCTCATCCGTCTCGAAGAAGACCGACTACGTCGTCGCGGGCGAAGAGGCCGGCAGCAAACTGACCAAAGCCGAACAGCTCGGCATCCCGATCCTCGACGAAGCGGCCCTACATCGCCTGCTGAACGGCTACGTCTAACGTTTGCGCGGGCGGAAGCGCGCCGCTTCGAACATCTCGTCCAGCTCGAACGTGAAGCCGGGCAGCGCGACGTGCTGGAACGATTCGCCGCGCGAGAAGATGTGTCTCTTCTCGCGGTCCCACGCGGTCACGGTTCGCGTGCGAGGGTTGACGACGATCACGACGTCGGTCCCCGCGCGCATCAGCGTTGCGGCCTTATCCTCGATGTCTGCAAGGCTGTCGCCGGGCGAACGAATCTCAATCGCCGCGGTCGGCGGAACGAGCGGTGTCTGAAGCTCCGCTTCGGTCAAGGCGCCGGCGCGCTCATACGAAAGGTACGAGACGTCCGGGACGAGCGGCCGAATATCTTCGTCCGGTGGCGAAACACGGAAGCGCCACTCGGTTCCGACGCGGCCGCGACCGTCGGCCCAAGCGCTGAGCCGGAGAAGCCACCAGCCCTGCAGCGCCGCGTGAACCCACCGCGGGCTCATCTTGCGCACCGCTCGGCCGCGGAGCCATTCGGTCTCGGGCTTGGTCTCCGGGAGGACGATCTCTCGGCGTGTCGTGCTTTGCATGGTTTCTCCACGCAAGCCTATCACGCGCACCGTGGAGCGCGTCAAGAGGTCGCGTCGATGGGATCGAGCGACGCGTCGTGCTATGCGTTCGCATATATACGCAAATGATTTGAAGCCGATCGTCGCGTGATGAGAGGCGACTAGAAAATTCGTACCAGCGACTCGTCGATGCGCTTTACCACCGACGCTTCGCCGAGGGCTTCGGCGACGTCGCGGGCGATGACGCCGCGGGGGCGGCGGGCTTGCGCGATCTGGCCGGCGCGGCCGTGCCAGTACGCGCCCGCGCGGGCCGCGTCGACCGGCGCGAGGCCTTGCGCGAGCAGCGTCGCGATCGCGCCGGTGAGCACGTCGCCGGTTCCGGCGGTGGCGAGCGCGCTGGTTCCGGTCGGGTTGAGGTGCGTCGCGGTACGGTCGGCGATCAGCGTCGTGCGGCCCTTTAGCAGCGTCGTGATTCCGTGCTCGTCGACGAACGCGCGCAACCGCGTGAGGCGCTCGCCGGGCGCGATCGTGCCCTTGCCGCTGAGCCGTGCGAACTCGCCGGCGTGCGGCGTCAGCACGAGCTTCTTGTCTCGGTACTCGCCGAGCCGCTTCGCGAGATGGTAGAGTGCGCTCGCGTCCGCGACGACCGGCAATTCCGTGCCGGCGAGCACGCCGTTCACGATCGTCGCATACGCCTCGGAGAGCCCCAGCCCCGGACCGATCCCGATCGCGTTGCAGCGGTTCGTCAGATCGAGAATCGTCTGCACGGCGCGCTCCGGCTCGCGCTCGTCGTACGTCACCACGACCTGCTCGACCAAGTGCGTGCGCAGCGCCGCCGCCGCTCCTTCGGGGACGGCGACGGTGACGTATCCCGCGCCCGCGCGCGCCGCGCCCCACGCGCAGAGCACGCCGGCGCCGGGGAACTGCGTCGAGCCGGCGACGATCAGCGGCGCGCCGGCGCTGCGTTTGTCGGACTCGTCGGAACGGTGCGGCAGCAGCGCGGCGAACTCCGCCGGCGTCAGCACGAACGCCGGCGGGTCGTCGACTCCGTTTGCATCCTCGTCGTGCATCCCGATCGGCGCGCACCACAGCGCGCCGACGAGATCGCGCGCCGGATCGAGAAAGCAGCCCAGCTTCGGACGGCCGAGCGCGACGGTCGCGCGCGCGCGCACCGCGTGCGCGCCGGCTGCGCCGCTGGTCGGATCGATGCCGGTCGGCACGTCGAGCGCGAGCACCGGCGCGCCGCTCGCGTTCATCGCCTCGGCGAGCTGCGCGCTGCGCGCGTCGAGCGGGAGCCGCGCGTTCGCGCCGAGCACGCCGTCGAGCACCAGTGCCGCCCCACGCAACAGCGCGGGATCCGGCGGAAACGCGCGCTCCTCGACGCCCGCGGCGAGCGCGCGCGCGCGCGCGTCGCGCCGAGCCGCGCTCCCTTCGACCGACGCATCGGCGTACACCACGCACGGCCGCGCGCCGTCGTACGCCGCCAGCGCCGCGTACGCATCGCCGCCGTTGTTCCCGTGGCCGGCGATCGCGACGACGGCGCCGTCGCCGCGCGCGTACCGGTCGATCAGCCGCGCGATCGCCTCGCCCGCCGCGCGCATCAGCGCGACCTCGCCGTCGCGCGCGACGGCCGCCGCGTCAACTGCTTTCATCTGTGCCGCGGTGACGGCTCTCATCGGCTGCGTGTACCCGTTCTCGATCGCACGACGACGGCCCGTCAGCCTTCGAGCACGACGACCGCGGCGGCGGTCGTCGCGGTGTGCGTGATCGTCAAGTGGATCGCCCGCACGCCGCGCCGCTCGAGCAGCGCCTCGTACCCGCGGTAGAACCGGATCGCCGGCTTTCCGCTGCGCGCGTGGGTGACGCCGACCGCGCTCCACGGGATCGCGTGCCCGAACGCCTTGCGCACCGCTTCCTTCGCGGCGAAGAAACCGGCCAGCCGCTCCGGCCAGTTGCGCTTGCGCATCGCGTAGGCCATCTCTTCCTCGGTGTAGACTTTGCGCGCGAAGCGCGCGCGCTGCGGCTCGTCGAAGCGGTAGCGCTCCACCTCCGCGAGATCCATCCCGACGCCGATGATCATCGCTCGCCCTTCGACAAGCTCAGGGTGACAACTTCAGCGCCAGGACCGGCGCGCGTCCGACGCGAACGGACCTCAGCGGCGTGCGCGAGATCAGCATC from Candidatus Eremiobacterota bacterium carries:
- the ligA gene encoding NAD-dependent DNA ligase LigA, which translates into the protein MRARIEDANYRYHVLDDPQISDQDYDALLRELIDLEERYPELRTPDSPTQRVGAATTGAFPPYVHARPMLSLANAFDAAELSAFDARIMKLANLEGDVAYTCELKIDGLAVSLRYDDGQLSAGGTRGDGSVGENVTANLRTIKSIPLALRDGKTALPRHVDVRGEAYMRKSDFARLNAEREARGEAPFANPRNAAAGGTRQLDPRMTAERKLSFYAYAVGEIDTDRPPRSQHELLAYLKSLGFRVNEHAHAVASIREVIAFAQEWEEKRDELDYEIDGIVIKVDDLALQAKLGTSGKDPRWAIAYKFRAREARTKLLDIVVSVGRTGVLNPNAVLEPVRIGGTTVSNATLHNQDYIRSNDIRIGDVVTVIRAGDVIPRVVGPVLEERKGKRLREYTLPTRCPVCGSDVDHPEGEPMARCTNASCPAQLVERVRHFCSRGAMDIEGVGDQLSAALVDSGLVRNVSDVYYLDLEKLLKLPRMAEKSASNVLEAIEKSKQRGLARLLAGMGIRFVGSQNAAILAGDFGSIDALEKATEEELLRSEGIGPEIATSVALFFAQEPNRAMVKRLKDAGVDTTSPLRPREPVGVLAGKTLVLTGTLPSLTRDEASELIVAAGGKVSSSVSKKTDYVVAGEEAGSKLTKAEQLGIPILDEAALHRLLNGYV
- a CDS encoding Uma2 family endonuclease, whose amino-acid sequence is MQSTTRREIVLPETKPETEWLRGRAVRKMSPRWVHAALQGWWLLRLSAWADGRGRVGTEWRFRVSPPDEDIRPLVPDVSYLSYERAGALTEAELQTPLVPPTAAIEIRSPGDSLADIEDKAATLMRAGTDVVIVVNPRTRTVTAWDREKRHIFSRGESFQHVALPGFTFELDEMFEAARFRPRKR
- a CDS encoding NAD(P)H-hydrate dehydratase; translation: MRAVTAAQMKAVDAAAVARDGEVALMRAAGEAIARLIDRYARGDGAVVAIAGHGNNGGDAYAALAAYDGARPCVVYADASVEGSAARRDARARALAAGVEERAFPPDPALLRGAALVLDGVLGANARLPLDARSAQLAEAMNASGAPVLALDVPTGIDPTSGAAGAHAVRARATVALGRPKLGCFLDPARDLVGALWCAPIGMHDEDANGVDDPPAFVLTPAEFAALLPHRSDESDKRSAGAPLIVAGSTQFPGAGVLCAWGAARAGAGYVTVAVPEGAAAALRTHLVEQVVVTYDEREPERAVQTILDLTNRCNAIGIGPGLGLSEAYATIVNGVLAGTELPVVADASALYHLAKRLGEYRDKKLVLTPHAGEFARLSGKGTIAPGERLTRLRAFVDEHGITTLLKGRTTLIADRTATHLNPTGTSALATAGTGDVLTGAIATLLAQGLAPVDAARAGAYWHGRAGQIAQARRPRGVIARDVAEALGEASVVKRIDESLVRIF
- the acpS gene encoding holo-ACP synthase; translation: MIIGVGMDLAEVERYRFDEPQRARFARKVYTEEEMAYAMRKRNWPERLAGFFAAKEAVRKAFGHAIPWSAVGVTHARSGKPAIRFYRGYEALLERRGVRAIHLTITHTATTAAAVVVLEG